A window of the Mucilaginibacter sp. cycad4 genome harbors these coding sequences:
- a CDS encoding glycoside hydrolase family 43 protein yields MKRLFNACLLLLLFSKAAIAQSTGDNTFTNPLLPSGADPWVICKDGFYYYTNSTGGNIVIWKTKDITKLGTAPKKAVWAPPAGTAYSKDLWAPELHFIKGKWYIYFAADNGDNNNHRIYVLQNSSTDPTEGSWEFKGKISDSTDKWAIDASVFENSGSWYMIWSGWEGDHNGQQNIYIAKMKDALTIGSERVKISSPAYQWETNGDLHDAGNPAHVSVNEGPEILKRGKKLFLIYSASGCWTDFYALGMLTASKNSDLLNPASWIKTEQPVFKQSPENSVYAPGHNSFFKSPDGREDWILYHANSNPNEGCGNKRSPRAQKFTWNKDGTPNFGVPLKDGQPLAVPSGTK; encoded by the coding sequence ATGAAAAGATTGTTTAATGCCTGTTTGCTGCTGCTCTTATTTTCTAAAGCTGCCATTGCACAAAGCACCGGCGATAATACTTTTACTAATCCGTTGCTGCCATCAGGCGCCGATCCCTGGGTGATCTGTAAAGATGGGTTTTACTACTATACCAATTCAACAGGGGGCAATATTGTTATCTGGAAAACAAAAGATATTACTAAGCTGGGTACTGCACCTAAGAAAGCTGTTTGGGCACCGCCCGCCGGTACGGCTTATTCCAAAGATTTGTGGGCACCCGAACTGCATTTTATAAAAGGCAAATGGTATATATATTTTGCTGCCGATAATGGCGATAACAATAATCACCGCATTTACGTACTGCAAAATAGCTCCACCGACCCTACCGAAGGTTCGTGGGAGTTTAAAGGAAAGATTAGTGATAGTACCGATAAATGGGCTATTGATGCTTCAGTATTTGAAAATAGCGGAAGCTGGTATATGATCTGGTCGGGTTGGGAGGGAGACCATAACGGGCAGCAGAACATTTACATAGCCAAAATGAAAGATGCCTTAACTATTGGCAGCGAACGCGTAAAAATATCAAGTCCGGCTTATCAGTGGGAAACCAACGGCGATTTGCATGATGCCGGCAACCCGGCACATGTGAGTGTAAATGAAGGTCCGGAGATCTTAAAGCGTGGCAAAAAGCTGTTCCTGATCTATTCTGCCAGCGGCTGCTGGACAGATTTTTATGCTTTGGGTATGCTTACGGCTTCTAAAAACAGCGATTTGTTAAACCCTGCGTCATGGATAAAAACGGAGCAGCCGGTGTTTAAGCAATCGCCGGAAAATAGTGTTTATGCGCCGGGCCATAACTCATTCTTCAAATCGCCTGATGGCCGGGAAGACTGGATCCTGTACCATGCCAACTCAAACCCAAACGAAGGCTGTGGTAATAAACGTTCGCCGCGCGCGCAAAAATTTACCTGGAATAAAGATGGTACACCCAATTTTGGTGTGCCGTTAAAAGATGGACAACCTTTGGCTGTGCCTTCGGGAACGAAGTAA
- a CDS encoding sensor histidine kinase, producing the protein MNINISSPRFYCKLILTGFLLLISTNSPAQYYDHIPPNILRAESSLLFIKWDLIIVGIVALLIILSLAYVSLQQKQQSGKQLQLKQKEISEQNQILQHLTADKNRLLDEKDWLLKEVHHRVKNNLQIVMSLLNTQSAFLKNNAALAAIRESQNRVQAIALIHQKLYSSSNVAYIDIAVYISELVNYLADCYDAHDRGIRFEQQIEPVKMDVAQAVPVGLMLNEAITNAIKYAFPHRRGYIDIRLGTFDDNNIMLSIADNGIGLPQGFDIKEASSLGMEMMKALSKQLGGNFKMENNEGVVITLVFRAEKNFGNIENEYYPI; encoded by the coding sequence GTGAATATCAATATAAGCTCACCCCGGTTTTATTGCAAGCTGATACTTACAGGTTTTTTGCTTTTGATATCCACGAACTCGCCGGCACAGTATTATGATCATATCCCCCCCAATATTTTGCGGGCAGAAAGTAGTTTACTTTTTATTAAATGGGATCTTATAATTGTTGGCATTGTGGCGCTGCTTATCATTTTGAGCCTTGCTTATGTTAGCTTGCAGCAAAAGCAACAGAGCGGTAAACAGTTGCAGTTAAAGCAGAAGGAGATCAGCGAGCAAAATCAAATACTGCAGCATTTAACTGCGGATAAAAATCGCCTGCTTGATGAAAAGGACTGGTTGTTGAAAGAGGTGCATCACCGGGTAAAAAATAACCTGCAAATAGTGATGAGCCTGCTTAACACCCAATCGGCATTTTTAAAAAATAATGCGGCGCTTGCCGCCATCCGTGAAAGCCAGAACCGGGTACAGGCTATTGCGCTGATCCATCAAAAATTATACAGCAGCTCAAATGTAGCCTATATTGATATAGCTGTTTACATCAGCGAACTGGTTAATTATCTTGCCGATTGTTATGACGCTCATGACCGCGGTATCAGGTTTGAACAACAAATTGAACCTGTTAAAATGGACGTTGCCCAGGCTGTACCTGTTGGCCTCATGCTCAATGAAGCTATTACCAATGCTATTAAATATGCTTTTCCGCACAGGCGCGGATATATAGACATCAGGCTTGGTACATTTGATGATAATAATATCATGTTGAGCATTGCTGATAACGGAATCGGGCTGCCGCAGGGTTTTGACATTAAAGAGGCTTCGTCATTAGGTATGGAAATGATGAAGGCCCTGAGCAAACAGCTTGGCGGGAATTTTAAAATGGAGAATAATGAAGGCGTAGTGATAACCCTTGTTTTCCGGGCCGAAAAGAATTTCGGGAACATCGAAAATGAATATTATCCTATATAG
- a CDS encoding hexameric tyrosine-coordinated heme protein: protein MSESIQLIPGDSLITATPQEGRELAIKMARLIIKVTQPDAEIRGRLRGVYAEDAAMLIAVGQTVATEFATIAAANNYWR from the coding sequence ATGTCAGAATCAATACAACTAATCCCAGGCGATTCATTAATTACTGCAACGCCGCAAGAAGGCCGGGAGCTTGCTATTAAAATGGCCAGACTTATCATCAAAGTAACCCAGCCCGATGCAGAAATACGTGGCAGGCTAAGGGGTGTTTACGCGGAAGACGCCGCTATGCTGATAGCGGTAGGCCAAACCGTAGCAACCGAATTTGCTACAATAGCTGCAGCAAACAACTACTGGAGATAG
- a CDS encoding DoxX family protein: MKNTLQIAQLYFRFALAIGFLLPVADRLGFLGPAGQHSVSWGSWDNFVVYTNTLMPFLNRSSAGVMGFLATVCEVCIAIMFMVGFKIRTAAYASFALTFTFALCMTLFLGVKAPFSYSVWADSAASLMLAGISTYRWSIDFKYDEM; this comes from the coding sequence ATGAAAAACACACTTCAAATAGCACAGCTTTATTTCCGCTTTGCTTTAGCAATAGGTTTCCTGCTACCCGTGGCCGATCGTTTAGGGTTCCTGGGGCCGGCAGGGCAACATTCGGTAAGCTGGGGCAGCTGGGATAATTTTGTAGTTTATACCAACACGCTGATGCCTTTTCTAAACCGCTCATCGGCTGGGGTAATGGGCTTTTTAGCCACGGTTTGTGAGGTTTGCATAGCCATTATGTTTATGGTAGGTTTTAAGATCAGGACAGCTGCTTATGCAAGTTTTGCACTTACATTTACATTTGCCCTGTGCATGACTTTGTTTTTAGGGGTTAAGGCTCCCTTTAGTTATTCGGTTTGGGCCGATAGCGCAGCCAGCTTAATGCTGGCAGGTATATCTACCTATCGCTGGAGTATTGATTTTAAATACGACGAAATGTAA
- a CDS encoding SDR family oxidoreductase has product MSKTIFITGTSTGFGKLTTITLANAGHTVIAGMRGINGKNKAVAKELSALPNVEVVEVDITDDASVKAAFEYTLTKYGHIDVLVNNAAVSGFGVLEAYSLDQIRQMFEVNFYGTLRTIFAVLPGMRKAKNGLIINITSGASGHTLPFMIPYLASKFGVESITEGLQDELAAYNIENVSIQPGVYPTEMNNGSKAGIHADKQEVVTEYGEASAQQFNAMGTALFSKMAEFNMDPQTIADGILRLVEMEKGTRPLRYPLDAVAQGTDQEFIDARAAIKTKWLSKYTA; this is encoded by the coding sequence ATGTCAAAAACAATTTTTATAACCGGAACAAGCACTGGCTTTGGTAAGTTAACCACCATAACCCTTGCAAATGCAGGCCATACCGTAATAGCAGGTATGCGCGGTATAAATGGTAAAAACAAAGCTGTAGCTAAAGAGCTTTCGGCCCTGCCAAATGTTGAAGTAGTTGAGGTAGATATTACTGACGATGCTTCAGTTAAAGCAGCTTTTGAATATACATTAACCAAATACGGCCATATTGATGTATTGGTGAACAATGCGGCAGTTTCAGGCTTTGGCGTGCTGGAAGCTTATTCACTCGATCAGATCAGGCAGATGTTTGAAGTGAATTTTTACGGAACGTTGCGCACTATCTTTGCGGTTCTGCCTGGGATGCGTAAAGCTAAAAATGGCCTTATCATCAATATTACATCGGGTGCAAGTGGCCATACCTTGCCGTTCATGATCCCTTATCTTGCCTCAAAATTCGGCGTAGAAAGCATTACCGAAGGTTTACAGGATGAACTTGCTGCCTATAATATTGAAAACGTGAGCATTCAACCCGGTGTTTATCCAACCGAAATGAATAACGGCAGCAAAGCAGGTATCCACGCCGATAAACAGGAAGTTGTTACCGAATACGGTGAAGCCTCAGCACAGCAATTTAACGCTATGGGCACTGCGCTTTTCAGCAAAATGGCCGAGTTCAACATGGACCCGCAAACGATTGCCGATGGTATATTGAGGCTGGTTGAAATGGAAAAAGGCACCCGACCGCTGCGTTACCCGCTTGATGCTGTTGCGCAAGGTACCGACCAGGAATTTATTGATGCCCGCGCCGCAATCAAAACCAAATGGTTAAGCAAATATACCGCATAA
- a CDS encoding LacI family DNA-binding transcriptional regulator, translating into MNFGGVTIKDIAKELGISPSAVSKALKDSHEIGEKTKALVLECAKRLNYQPNLNAQSLKRGNSKSIGIVVSTIENQFFSQVINGIESVAHSKGYNVFITQTHESYELEIQNVRHLTFRSIDGLLISLSTETQNIDHLKNLHEKGLPIVFFDRVSDEIDTHKVVADNFAGAYNATTQLIEAGYRKIAHITSSVNVSITAERLRGYKQALEKHGIQPDEKLIKYCPHGGKDLAEIEKALSELLYADDKPDAIFTASDRITTTTLSLLHKLGFRIPADIALLGFTNTQLAEVLNPPLSAVYQPGFEMGKKATEMLISIIESKRPVTEFETTVLPTQVFIRSSSQPVKA; encoded by the coding sequence ATGAATTTTGGCGGAGTTACCATAAAGGATATTGCTAAAGAGTTAGGAATCTCACCCTCAGCGGTTTCCAAGGCCCTTAAAGACAGTCATGAAATTGGTGAAAAAACCAAGGCGCTTGTATTGGAGTGTGCTAAAAGACTCAACTATCAGCCCAACCTTAATGCCCAAAGCCTTAAACGGGGCAACAGCAAATCCATCGGCATTGTGGTTTCCACCATCGAGAACCAGTTTTTTTCGCAGGTAATTAACGGTATCGAATCTGTAGCACATAGTAAGGGATATAATGTGTTCATTACGCAAACCCATGAGTCGTACGAGCTGGAAATACAAAACGTACGTCACCTGACTTTCCGCTCCATTGATGGTTTGCTGATCTCTCTATCAACCGAAACCCAAAATATTGATCACCTGAAAAACCTGCATGAAAAAGGTTTGCCGATTGTTTTTTTTGATAGGGTAAGCGATGAAATTGATACGCATAAAGTAGTGGCCGATAATTTTGCCGGGGCATATAATGCTACAACCCAATTAATTGAGGCCGGCTACCGTAAAATAGCTCATATTACCAGTTCGGTAAACGTATCCATCACCGCCGAACGGCTCCGGGGATATAAACAGGCACTTGAGAAACATGGCATACAACCTGATGAAAAGCTGATCAAATACTGTCCGCATGGTGGTAAAGACCTTGCCGAGATAGAAAAGGCATTAAGCGAGTTACTTTATGCCGATGACAAGCCCGATGCTATTTTTACAGCATCTGACAGGATCACCACTACCACCTTATCCCTTCTGCATAAATTAGGTTTCCGGATCCCTGCTGATATCGCTTTGCTCGGCTTCACCAACACCCAATTAGCCGAAGTTTTAAACCCACCGTTGAGTGCTGTTTACCAGCCCGGTTTTGAAATGGGAAAAAAAGCAACTGAAATGTTGATCAGTATAATTGAAAGCAAGCGGCCTGTTACCGAGTTTGAAACCACTGTATTGCCAACCCAGGTTTTTATCCGCAGTTCCTCTCAACCGGTAAAAGCATAA
- a CDS encoding helix-turn-helix transcriptional regulator, which produces MKHANDFSLLHFEKASCCLPFKIHTIEWVKENGIDLPNDYFMLIWIVAGNGHYRLNLQKEAVNTNQLLLIKPGRLHDLKFSSGLQGYVISFTDSFLDIEDYGREPVYSPIYQMFNQTQIITINNELADDMNDITEIMMKEYSRHNLYRSEILKRYFKIFLIYLSRQLDSTEQAPKQSRNTAILQNFMTLLNKNFRENKMVADYADRLSVTPNYLNEVVKKLTGQPAGYHIRQRVAAEAKRQAIHPDSCMKKIAYDLGFCDLAHFSKFFKNATGISFSDFKKKGTILQPVF; this is translated from the coding sequence ATGAAACACGCTAATGATTTTTCGCTGCTACATTTTGAGAAAGCATCCTGTTGCCTTCCTTTTAAGATACATACTATTGAGTGGGTCAAAGAAAACGGCATTGATCTTCCCAACGATTATTTCATGCTGATATGGATAGTGGCCGGCAATGGTCACTACAGGCTCAATTTGCAAAAAGAAGCTGTTAATACCAATCAGTTGCTGCTGATAAAACCCGGACGCCTGCATGACCTTAAATTTAGCAGCGGCCTGCAAGGTTATGTAATATCTTTCACCGATTCGTTTTTAGACATAGAGGATTACGGCAGGGAACCTGTATACAGTCCCATTTATCAAATGTTTAACCAAACACAGATCATCACCATAAACAATGAGTTGGCTGATGACATGAATGATATCACCGAAATAATGATGAAAGAATACAGCAGGCATAACCTTTACCGTTCCGAAATATTAAAGCGTTACTTCAAGATCTTCCTGATTTATCTTTCACGCCAGCTTGACTCGACGGAACAGGCGCCAAAACAGTCACGAAATACCGCCATCCTGCAAAATTTCATGACCTTGCTCAATAAAAACTTCAGAGAGAATAAAATGGTTGCCGATTATGCCGACAGGCTATCGGTAACCCCCAATTATCTCAACGAAGTGGTAAAAAAACTAACAGGCCAGCCGGCCGGTTATCATATCAGGCAAAGGGTTGCCGCCGAGGCAAAACGGCAGGCCATACATCCTGATAGCTGTATGAAAAAAATAGCATACGACCTGGGCTTTTGCGACCTGGCCCATTTCAGTAAATTTTTTAAAAACGCTACCGGTATCAGCTTTTCTGATTTTAAGAAAAAGGGCACAATATTACAACCTGTTTTTTAA
- a CDS encoding SPOR domain-containing protein gives MDIANYLSELLDRYTEISVPGLGCFSRLRVNGYYDDVQATFYPPAHKLHFDQQAKDDEILTRHIAEKKKISLASSKYFTEKYINSLKQELALHEVPFAQLGWFYMQEGKVAFRPQEQAPGSDPVFFGLTPVTINKVNYVAPPPPPPPLPTAISLQQTYTSPPATTTVAEQPGYFDDEPEVKRGISIWVIIAIAVVVLAAAAFGVYKYNPALLHLNGGSTKEQPGVEKPRAAPVAGPDSIQKDSTPTVADTAKAISKPVEALNKPAAKTDTIAQPEFAIFLGSFKTVTKSNEAVKDYKSRGIDARLLKGPGTGPRIKIIIGGFSSSDEAEAARKKLVSQGKITKDTYSKQITDSTK, from the coding sequence ATGGATATAGCCAATTATTTAAGCGAACTACTTGACCGGTACACCGAAATAAGTGTACCTGGTTTGGGCTGCTTTTCGCGCCTGCGCGTAAATGGCTATTATGATGATGTACAGGCAACCTTTTATCCGCCTGCGCACAAGCTGCATTTTGATCAGCAGGCCAAAGACGATGAGATCCTGACACGTCATATTGCCGAAAAGAAAAAGATCTCGCTGGCATCATCCAAATATTTCACCGAAAAATACATCAACAGCCTTAAGCAGGAACTGGCGCTGCATGAAGTACCTTTTGCTCAACTGGGCTGGTTTTATATGCAGGAAGGCAAAGTTGCTTTCAGGCCGCAGGAACAGGCGCCGGGCAGCGATCCTGTGTTCTTTGGCCTTACCCCGGTTACAATTAACAAGGTGAACTATGTGGCACCTCCGCCGCCACCGCCACCTTTACCCACGGCTATATCTCTACAGCAAACCTATACGTCCCCACCGGCAACCACCACTGTTGCGGAACAGCCTGGGTATTTTGATGATGAACCCGAAGTTAAGCGGGGTATTAGCATTTGGGTTATAATAGCAATAGCAGTGGTTGTACTTGCCGCAGCAGCGTTTGGCGTATATAAATATAACCCCGCACTGTTACATCTTAACGGTGGCAGCACTAAAGAACAACCAGGGGTTGAAAAACCCAGGGCCGCTCCCGTGGCCGGGCCGGATAGTATCCAAAAGGATTCCACTCCAACTGTTGCTGATACGGCAAAGGCAATTTCTAAACCTGTTGAAGCGTTAAATAAACCGGCAGCTAAAACAGATACCATAGCACAGCCCGAGTTTGCGATATTTTTGGGATCGTTTAAAACGGTAACCAAAAGCAACGAGGCTGTTAAAGATTATAAAAGCAGGGGAATTGATGCCCGCCTGCTGAAAGGTCCCGGAACCGGTCCGCGGATCAAGATCATCATTGGAGGTTTTTCGTCATCTGATGAAGCGGAAGCCGCGAGAAAAAAACTCGTATCACAAGGAAAAATAACTAAAGACACATACTCAAAACAAATTACTGATTCCACGAAATGA
- a CDS encoding tetratricopeptide repeat protein, which translates to MIKTRYITLLIPVFLFSAARAQQNPSTQIYRTYHAAIDLMDKGKFASAAEQFRLVEAYKIKTSTQPQFETELSLTKENCQYYEAFCALNLGNDDAESMFLRFIKEHPENPLTKQAFFQIGKSYFKQGKYEDAIRWFNKVEAGELNGHDNTEYKFRKGYAYFSLKDYKNAQLLFGEVKNKRSEFTEDATYYFAYIAYLNKDYHLALVNFEKLKNSKKYENSYPYYISAVYFLDKRYDDVINYAVPIVNSTHQQNETEMLRIIAASYFAKADYDNAVKYYGRFEDRDQGRTQNTQDSYQMGYTYYKVGNYAKAASELEKLVEQHDVYSQSGNYTLGDVFLKMNNKQSARNAFLNASKLDYDKQLQEDALYEYAKLSYELDFNLQALGATRLYLANYPRSKRIDEVKVLLGEELLNSRSYKEAVEILEPIPNKTQSARLAYQKVTYYRGLEFYNERAFENAIGIFLRSLKDPVDSKTEALTTYWMAEAMFEVRKYGESVENFEKFLGMPEAKETDVANYANYALAYAAFGDEQYKKAATYFEKFLQGDVKDVNTQNDAITRLADSYFVLKSYGSAMTYYNRIIAMHNQGEDYALFQRGMIQGLQGSLDTKISTLNDVLNKFPNSDYADDASFEIAYTYFLKTDGDKAKSDLNAMIQKYPRSSYVPRALVTIGLIDYNAGNDDLAVESFKKVVQDYSSTDEAKQALKQIEKIYTDKGDAQTFINYAGTTPIGNYTTSDQESIMITAANNLYLKGDWQGTVSAVNAYFDKFPGKQIYEKQARFIRAQGLANLGRTEEAVVDYNVILNDWTSAYSEKALISMAKLYMQQKKYNEAVVFLKRLETNSEYKADYTFAITNLMYCYSEMQMTDDAIKYAELVKTNDKTSQEDKFKTGLYEGKAYLSTGDTTLAIKQFTYTATNTKTVAAAEARYNLALIEYEKGRYKTSQKMCFDLAKEMPNYDYWVAKTYILLSDTYVGLKDTFQAKATLQSIIDNYKADDDILPTAKEKLDKLSGRKTKAPAAGTKETAQPDTTNKQ; encoded by the coding sequence ATGATCAAAACAAGATACATCACCCTGCTCATTCCCGTATTTTTATTTTCAGCTGCACGAGCCCAGCAAAACCCTTCTACTCAAATCTACCGCACATATCACGCGGCTATTGATTTGATGGACAAAGGAAAATTTGCTTCGGCGGCCGAACAATTCCGCCTGGTTGAAGCTTACAAAATTAAAACAAGCACACAGCCGCAGTTTGAAACCGAGCTATCACTCACTAAAGAAAACTGCCAGTATTATGAAGCATTCTGCGCCCTTAACCTGGGTAATGATGATGCCGAAAGCATGTTTCTCCGTTTTATAAAAGAACACCCCGAAAACCCGCTTACCAAACAGGCTTTTTTCCAGATCGGCAAATCGTATTTTAAGCAAGGTAAATATGAAGACGCCATCCGCTGGTTTAACAAAGTTGAGGCAGGTGAGCTTAACGGGCATGACAATACCGAGTATAAATTCCGTAAAGGTTATGCCTACTTTTCGTTAAAGGATTACAAAAATGCCCAGCTGCTTTTTGGCGAGGTTAAAAATAAACGTTCGGAGTTTACCGAGGATGCTACTTATTACTTTGCGTATATAGCCTACTTAAACAAGGACTATCACCTTGCACTGGTAAACTTTGAAAAGCTTAAAAATTCGAAGAAATACGAAAACAGCTATCCTTACTACATCTCGGCAGTTTACTTTTTAGATAAGCGCTATGATGATGTGATCAATTACGCCGTGCCTATTGTAAACAGCACCCATCAGCAAAACGAAACTGAAATGCTGCGCATCATCGCCGCATCATATTTTGCCAAAGCCGATTATGACAACGCGGTTAAATACTACGGCCGTTTTGAAGACCGCGACCAGGGCCGTACCCAAAACACGCAGGACAGCTACCAGATGGGTTATACCTATTATAAGGTAGGCAACTACGCCAAAGCTGCCAGCGAACTGGAAAAATTGGTTGAGCAACATGATGTTTACAGCCAAAGCGGTAACTATACCCTGGGCGATGTGTTCCTGAAAATGAACAACAAACAAAGCGCCCGTAATGCGTTCCTCAACGCCTCCAAGCTTGATTATGATAAGCAATTACAGGAAGATGCTCTTTACGAGTACGCCAAACTATCATACGAGCTTGACTTTAACCTGCAGGCTTTAGGGGCTACAAGGTTATACTTAGCTAACTATCCGCGCTCGAAACGTATTGATGAAGTGAAGGTATTGTTAGGCGAGGAATTACTGAACTCACGCAGCTATAAAGAAGCGGTTGAGATCCTGGAGCCAATCCCCAACAAAACCCAGAGTGCCCGTTTGGCTTATCAAAAAGTTACTTATTACCGCGGTTTGGAGTTTTATAATGAGCGTGCTTTTGAAAACGCCATCGGCATTTTTCTGCGCTCGCTAAAAGATCCGGTTGATAGTAAAACCGAAGCTTTAACCACCTATTGGATGGCAGAGGCCATGTTCGAGGTTCGTAAATATGGTGAATCGGTAGAGAATTTTGAAAAGTTCCTGGGCATGCCTGAGGCTAAGGAAACCGATGTAGCGAACTATGCCAACTATGCATTAGCTTATGCAGCCTTTGGCGATGAGCAGTATAAAAAAGCCGCCACTTACTTTGAGAAGTTTTTACAGGGAGATGTAAAAGACGTAAATACCCAAAACGATGCAATAACCCGCCTGGCCGACAGCTATTTTGTACTGAAAAGCTATGGTAGTGCCATGACCTATTATAACCGCATTATAGCCATGCACAATCAGGGCGAAGATTATGCCTTGTTTCAACGTGGTATGATCCAGGGCTTACAGGGTTCGTTAGATACCAAGATCAGTACCCTGAATGATGTGCTGAACAAGTTCCCTAACTCTGATTACGCCGATGATGCATCTTTTGAGATAGCTTATACCTATTTCCTGAAAACAGACGGCGATAAAGCTAAAAGCGATCTGAATGCGATGATCCAGAAATATCCACGCAGCAGCTACGTACCGCGCGCGCTGGTTACCATTGGTTTGATTGATTACAATGCAGGCAATGATGACCTTGCTGTTGAGTCATTTAAAAAAGTGGTGCAGGATTATTCATCAACCGATGAGGCCAAACAGGCTTTAAAACAGATCGAGAAAATTTATACCGATAAAGGTGATGCCCAAACATTCATTAACTATGCGGGTACTACACCTATCGGTAACTATACCACCTCCGACCAGGAAAGCATCATGATAACCGCTGCCAACAACCTTTACCTTAAAGGCGACTGGCAGGGCACTGTAAGCGCAGTGAACGCTTATTTTGATAAGTTCCCGGGCAAGCAGATCTACGAAAAACAAGCCCGCTTTATCCGTGCACAGGGATTGGCTAATTTAGGTCGTACAGAAGAAGCTGTTGTTGATTACAATGTGATCCTGAACGACTGGACCAGCGCCTACAGCGAAAAAGCATTGATAAGCATGGCTAAATTATACATGCAGCAAAAGAAATATAACGAAGCTGTAGTGTTCCTGAAAAGGCTCGAAACCAACTCAGAATATAAAGCTGATTATACCTTCGCTATCACTAACCTGATGTACTGTTATTCGGAGATGCAAATGACCGACGACGCCATCAAGTACGCCGAACTGGTTAAAACCAATGATAAAACATCGCAGGAAGACAAGTTTAAAACCGGCTTGTACGAGGGCAAGGCTTATCTTTCAACCGGTGATACTACCCTGGCCATTAAACAGTTCACCTATACTGCAACTAATACCAAAACCGTTGCCGCTGCTGAAGCCCGTTATAATCTTGCACTTATTGAGTATGAAAAAGGCCGTTATAAAACATCACAAAAAATGTGTTTTGACCTGGCCAAGGAAATGCCAAACTATGATTACTGGGTAGCCAAAACATACATTTTGTTATCTGATACCTATGTAGGCTTGAAAGATACCTTCCAGGCAAAAGCAACCCTGCAAAGTATCATTGATAACTATAAAGCCGATGACGACATATTACCTACTGCTAAAGAGAAGCTGGATAAACTGAGCGGCCGTAAAACCAAAGCCCCTGCCGCAGGCACCAAAGAAACTGCCCAGCCCGATACAACTAACAAACAGTAA
- a CDS encoding Crp/Fnr family transcriptional regulator has protein sequence MFELFKEYISQKTTLAEADYAKIEAVCIYKRLRKKQYLLQEGDVWKYNAFITKGLVRFYSVDENGRENIVSFAKENWWTGDRASLLTGEPSKNNIDAIEDTELVLITKSNFDKLCSEIPAFNDMVNAILNKSFITSQNRIHSAIAFTAEQKYLDFVQRYPDLLLKVPQAMIASYLGITPETLSRVRKETIKKH, from the coding sequence ATGTTTGAGCTATTTAAAGAGTACATCAGCCAGAAAACAACACTCGCCGAAGCCGACTATGCTAAAATTGAAGCGGTTTGTATTTACAAAAGGCTCCGTAAAAAGCAATACCTGTTGCAGGAAGGCGATGTTTGGAAGTATAACGCTTTTATAACCAAAGGCCTTGTACGTTTTTACAGTGTTGATGAAAATGGCCGCGAAAACATAGTAAGCTTTGCCAAAGAAAACTGGTGGACCGGTGATCGTGCCAGCCTGCTTACAGGTGAACCGAGCAAAAATAACATCGATGCTATTGAAGATACCGAACTGGTGCTGATCACCAAAAGCAATTTCGATAAACTTTGCAGTGAAATACCTGCCTTTAATGATATGGTGAACGCCATCCTGAACAAAAGTTTCATTACCAGCCAAAACCGTATCCATTCGGCTATTGCTTTTACAGCTGAACAAAAATACCTTGATTTTGTACAGAGATATCCCGATCTGTTGTTGAAAGTGCCACAGGCAATGATCGCATCTTACTTAGGTATTACACCTGAAACTTTAAGCCGTGTACGAAAAGAAACTATAAAGAAACATTAA